In one Myxocyprinus asiaticus isolate MX2 ecotype Aquarium Trade chromosome 1, UBuf_Myxa_2, whole genome shotgun sequence genomic region, the following are encoded:
- the LOC127436749 gene encoding transducin-like enhancer protein 3-B isoform X25, which translates to MYPQGRHPAPHQPGQPGFKFTVAESCDRIKDEFQFLQAQYHSLKVEYDKLANEKTEMQRHYVMYYEMSYGLNIEMHKQTEIAKRLNAILAQIMPFLSQEHQQQVAQAVERAKQVTMTELNAIIGQQQLQAQHLSHAAHGPPVQLPPHPSGLQPPSIPPVTGSVSGLLAVGALGSQAHLPVKDEKNHHDLEHRERESSTNNSVSPSDSLRASEKHRGSSEYSLDSKKRRVEEKDNMSRYDSDGDKSDDLVVDVSNEDPATPRVSPSHSPPENGLDKARALKKDAPNSPASVASSGSTPSSKVKDHPHNDKSSTPGLKSNTPTPRNDAPTPGTSNTPGLRPILGKPPGIEALAPALRTPLSIAAPYGAPFAMMGHHPEMNGSLTSPGVYPGLHISPQMSVAAAAAYGRSPMAGFDPHPHMRAPGLPASLTSIPGGKPAYSFHVSADGQMQPVPFPPDALIGPGIPRHARQINTLSHGEVVCAVTISNPTRHVYTGGKGCVKIWDISQPGSKSPVSQLDCLNRDNYIRSCKLLPDGRTLIVGGEASTLTIWDLASQTPRIKAELTSSAPACYALAISPDAKVCFSCCSDGNIAVWDLHNQTLVRQFQGHTDGASCIDISHDGTKLWTGGLDNTVRSWDLREGRQLQQHDFTSQIFSLGYCPTGEWLAVGMESSNVEVLHHTKPDKYQLHLHESCVLSLKFAYCGKWFVSTGKDNLLNAWRTPYGASIFQSKESSSVLSCDISADDKYIVTGSGDKKATVYEVIY; encoded by the exons ATGTATCCGCAGGGCCGGCATCCG GCACCTCACCAGCCTGGTCAGCCAGGCTTCAAATTCACTGTAGCAGAATCTTGTGACAGGATCAAAGACGAATTTCAATTCCTTCAAGCTCAGTACCACAG TCTTAAAGTGGAGTATGACAAACTGGCCAATGAGAAGACAGAGATGCAGCGACACTATGTCATG TACTATGAGATGTCCTATGGGCTGAACATTGAAATGCATAAGCAG actGAGATTGCCAAACGGCTAAATGCAATTCTTGCTCAAATTATGCCTTTTTTGTCACAAGAG CACCAACAGCAGGTCGCACAGGCTGTTGAACGTGCTAAGCAAGTGACAATGACAGAGTTGAATGCCATCATCGGG CAGCAGCAGCTCCAGGCTCAGCACCTTTCCCATGCTGCCCACGGACCCCCAGTCCAGTTGCCACCTCACCCCTCAGGGCTTCAGCCCCCTAGCATCCCTCCAGTCACGGGCTCCGTGTCAGGCCTGCTGGCTGTCGGAGCTCTGGGCAGCCAGGCACACCTGCCAGTCAAAGATGAGAAGAACCACCATGACCTGGAACACAGAG AGCGGGAGTCCAGCACG AATAATTCTGTATCACCGTCAGACAGCCTGAGGGCCAGTGAGAAACACAGAGGTTCATCTGAATACAGTCTGGACTCAAAAAAACGCAGAGTAGAGGAAAAAGACAACATGAGCCGATAT GACAGTGATGGTGACAAAAGCGATGATTTGGTCGTGGATGTGTCTAATGAG GATCCAGCCACCCCAAGGGTCAGCCCGTCTCACTCTCCCCCTGAGAACGGACTTGATAAGGCCAGAGCACTGAAGAAAGATGCTCCCAACAGCCCAGCCTCTGTGGCCTCCTCTGGGAGCACCCCCTCTTCGAAAGTGAAGGACCACCCACAT AACGACAAGTCCTCCACCCCGGGTTTGAAGTCCAACACCCCCACTCCACGCAATGACGCTCCCACCCCAGGAACCAGCAACACCCCTGGGCTCAGGCCCATACTTGGCAAGCCACCTGGCATTGAAGCACTTG CACCAGCCCTACGGACACCATTGTCGATTGCGGCACCATACGGGGCTCCATTTGCGATGATGGGTCACCACCCAGAGATGAACGGCTCATTGACTAGTCCAGGAGTTTACCCTGGCCTGCACATCTCCCCTCAGATGAGCGTCGCTGCTGCTGCCGCCTATGGACGCTCACCTATG GCGGGTTTTGATCCTCATCCCCACATGCGTGCTCCGGGTCTGCCAGCAAGTCTTACCTCTATACCTGGAGGGAAACC GGCCTACTCCTTCCATGTTAGCGCTGATGGCCAGATGCAGCCAGTACCTTTCCCTCCAGATGCTCTGATTGGACCAGGAATACCTCGTCATGCCCGTCAGATCAATACACTCAGCCACGGCGAGGTGGTGTGTGCCGTAACCATTAGCAACCCCACACGACACGTCTACACTGGCGGCAAGGGCTGTGTGAAGATCTGGGACATCAGTCAGCCCGGCAGCAAGAGCCCCGTCTCACAGCTTGACTGCCTG AACCGGGATAACTACATCCGCTCCTGTAAGCTTCTTCCGGATGGCCGTACTCTGATCGTTGGAGGAGAAGCCAGCACTCTGACCATATGGGATCTGGCCTCACAGACTCCCCGTATCAAAGCTGAGCTCACCTCTTCTGCCCCGGCCTGCTATGCGCTGGCGATCAGCCCTGATGCCAAGGTCTGCTTCTCCTGCTGCAGTGATGGAAATATTGCTGTTTGGGACCTCCATAACCAAACCCTTGTCAG GCAGTTCCAGGGCCACACGGATGGGGCCAGCTGTATAGATATTTCCCATGATGGCACCAAATTGTGGACAGGTGGCCTTGACAACACTGTACGGTCCTGGGACCTGAGAGAGGGACGACAGCTCCAGCAGCATGACTTTACTTCACAG ATCTTCTCTCTGGGCTACTGTCCGACGGGCGAGTGGCTGGCTGTGGGAATGGAAAGCAGTAATGTGGAGGTGCTTCATCACACCAAGCCTGACAAGTACCAGCTGCACTTGCACGAAAGCTGCGTCCTCTCCCTCAAATTTGCCTACTGTG GTAAATGGTTTGTGAGCACTGGGAAGGACAATCTCTTGAATGCCTGGAGGACTCCCTATGGTGCCAGCATTTTCCAG TCAAAGGAGTCGTCCTCTGTCCTGAGCTGTGACATCTCGGCAGATGATAAATACATTGTGACGGGATCTGGAGACAAGAAGGCCACTGTGTATGAAGTGATATACTAA
- the LOC127436749 gene encoding transducin-like enhancer protein 3-B isoform X4: MYPQGRHPAPHQPGQPGFKFTVAESCDRIKDEFQFLQAQYHSLKVEYDKLANEKTEMQRHYVMYYEMSYGLNIEMHKQTEIAKRLNAILAQIMPFLSQEHQQQVAQAVERAKQVTMTELNAIIGVRGLPNLPLTVFEERHVRVYKQSHAVYPALMQQQLQAQHLSHAAHGPPVQLPPHPSGLQPPSIPPVTGSVSGLLAVGALGSQAHLPVKDEKNHHDLEHRERESSTQNNSVSPSDSLRASEKHRGSSEYSLDSKKRRVEEKDNMSRYDSDGDKSDDLVVDVSNEDPATPRVSPSHSPPENGLDKARALKKDAPNSPASVASSGSTPSSKVKDHPHNDKSSTPGLKSNTPTPRNDAPTPGTSNTPGLRPILGKPPGIEALAAPALRTPLSIAAPYGAPFAMMGHHPEMNGSLTSPGVYPGLHISPQMSVAAAAAYGRSPMAGFDPHPHMRAPGLPASLTSIPGGKPAYSFHVSADGQMQPVPFPPDALIGPGIPRHARQINTLSHGEVVCAVTISNPTRHVYTGGKGCVKIWDISQPGSKSPVSQLDCLNRDNYIRSCKLLPDGRTLIVGGEASTLTIWDLASQTPRIKAELTSSAPACYALAISPDAKVCFSCCSDGNIAVWDLHNQTLVRQFQGHTDGASCIDISHDGTKLWTGGLDNTVRSWDLREGRQLQQHDFTSQIFSLGYCPTGEWLAVGMESSNVEVLHHTKPDKYQLHLHESCVLSLKFAYCGKWFVSTGKDNLLNAWRTPYGASIFQSKESSSVLSCDISADDKYIVTGSGDKKATVYEVIY, translated from the exons ATGTATCCGCAGGGCCGGCATCCG GCACCTCACCAGCCTGGTCAGCCAGGCTTCAAATTCACTGTAGCAGAATCTTGTGACAGGATCAAAGACGAATTTCAATTCCTTCAAGCTCAGTACCACAG TCTTAAAGTGGAGTATGACAAACTGGCCAATGAGAAGACAGAGATGCAGCGACACTATGTCATG TACTATGAGATGTCCTATGGGCTGAACATTGAAATGCATAAGCAG actGAGATTGCCAAACGGCTAAATGCAATTCTTGCTCAAATTATGCCTTTTTTGTCACAAGAG CACCAACAGCAGGTCGCACAGGCTGTTGAACGTGCTAAGCAAGTGACAATGACAGAGTTGAATGCCATCATCGGGGTACGTGGACTTCCCAATCTGCCTCTCACC gtttttgaagagagaCATGTTCGGGTTTATAAA CAGTCTCATGCCGTCTACCCTGCTCTGATG CAGCAGCAGCTCCAGGCTCAGCACCTTTCCCATGCTGCCCACGGACCCCCAGTCCAGTTGCCACCTCACCCCTCAGGGCTTCAGCCCCCTAGCATCCCTCCAGTCACGGGCTCCGTGTCAGGCCTGCTGGCTGTCGGAGCTCTGGGCAGCCAGGCACACCTGCCAGTCAAAGATGAGAAGAACCACCATGACCTGGAACACAGAG AGCGGGAGTCCAGCACG cAGAATAATTCTGTATCACCGTCAGACAGCCTGAGGGCCAGTGAGAAACACAGAGGTTCATCTGAATACAGTCTGGACTCAAAAAAACGCAGAGTAGAGGAAAAAGACAACATGAGCCGATAT GACAGTGATGGTGACAAAAGCGATGATTTGGTCGTGGATGTGTCTAATGAG GATCCAGCCACCCCAAGGGTCAGCCCGTCTCACTCTCCCCCTGAGAACGGACTTGATAAGGCCAGAGCACTGAAGAAAGATGCTCCCAACAGCCCAGCCTCTGTGGCCTCCTCTGGGAGCACCCCCTCTTCGAAAGTGAAGGACCACCCACAT AACGACAAGTCCTCCACCCCGGGTTTGAAGTCCAACACCCCCACTCCACGCAATGACGCTCCCACCCCAGGAACCAGCAACACCCCTGGGCTCAGGCCCATACTTGGCAAGCCACCTGGCATTGAAGCACTTG CAGCACCAGCCCTACGGACACCATTGTCGATTGCGGCACCATACGGGGCTCCATTTGCGATGATGGGTCACCACCCAGAGATGAACGGCTCATTGACTAGTCCAGGAGTTTACCCTGGCCTGCACATCTCCCCTCAGATGAGCGTCGCTGCTGCTGCCGCCTATGGACGCTCACCTATG GCGGGTTTTGATCCTCATCCCCACATGCGTGCTCCGGGTCTGCCAGCAAGTCTTACCTCTATACCTGGAGGGAAACC GGCCTACTCCTTCCATGTTAGCGCTGATGGCCAGATGCAGCCAGTACCTTTCCCTCCAGATGCTCTGATTGGACCAGGAATACCTCGTCATGCCCGTCAGATCAATACACTCAGCCACGGCGAGGTGGTGTGTGCCGTAACCATTAGCAACCCCACACGACACGTCTACACTGGCGGCAAGGGCTGTGTGAAGATCTGGGACATCAGTCAGCCCGGCAGCAAGAGCCCCGTCTCACAGCTTGACTGCCTG AACCGGGATAACTACATCCGCTCCTGTAAGCTTCTTCCGGATGGCCGTACTCTGATCGTTGGAGGAGAAGCCAGCACTCTGACCATATGGGATCTGGCCTCACAGACTCCCCGTATCAAAGCTGAGCTCACCTCTTCTGCCCCGGCCTGCTATGCGCTGGCGATCAGCCCTGATGCCAAGGTCTGCTTCTCCTGCTGCAGTGATGGAAATATTGCTGTTTGGGACCTCCATAACCAAACCCTTGTCAG GCAGTTCCAGGGCCACACGGATGGGGCCAGCTGTATAGATATTTCCCATGATGGCACCAAATTGTGGACAGGTGGCCTTGACAACACTGTACGGTCCTGGGACCTGAGAGAGGGACGACAGCTCCAGCAGCATGACTTTACTTCACAG ATCTTCTCTCTGGGCTACTGTCCGACGGGCGAGTGGCTGGCTGTGGGAATGGAAAGCAGTAATGTGGAGGTGCTTCATCACACCAAGCCTGACAAGTACCAGCTGCACTTGCACGAAAGCTGCGTCCTCTCCCTCAAATTTGCCTACTGTG GTAAATGGTTTGTGAGCACTGGGAAGGACAATCTCTTGAATGCCTGGAGGACTCCCTATGGTGCCAGCATTTTCCAG TCAAAGGAGTCGTCCTCTGTCCTGAGCTGTGACATCTCGGCAGATGATAAATACATTGTGACGGGATCTGGAGACAAGAAGGCCACTGTGTATGAAGTGATATACTAA
- the LOC127436749 gene encoding transducin-like enhancer protein 3-B isoform X5: MYPQGRHPAPHQPGQPGFKFTVAESCDRIKDEFQFLQAQYHSLKVEYDKLANEKTEMQRHYVMYYEMSYGLNIEMHKQTEIAKRLNAILAQIMPFLSQEHQQQVAQAVERAKQVTMTELNAIIGVRGLPNLPLTVFEERHVRVYKQQSHAVYPALMQQLQAQHLSHAAHGPPVQLPPHPSGLQPPSIPPVTGSVSGLLAVGALGSQAHLPVKDEKNHHDLEHRERESSTQNNSVSPSDSLRASEKHRGSSEYSLDSKKRRVEEKDNMSRYDSDGDKSDDLVVDVSNEDPATPRVSPSHSPPENGLDKARALKKDAPNSPASVASSGSTPSSKVKDHPHNDKSSTPGLKSNTPTPRNDAPTPGTSNTPGLRPILGKPPGIEALAAPALRTPLSIAAPYGAPFAMMGHHPEMNGSLTSPGVYPGLHISPQMSVAAAAAYGRSPMAGFDPHPHMRAPGLPASLTSIPGGKPAYSFHVSADGQMQPVPFPPDALIGPGIPRHARQINTLSHGEVVCAVTISNPTRHVYTGGKGCVKIWDISQPGSKSPVSQLDCLNRDNYIRSCKLLPDGRTLIVGGEASTLTIWDLASQTPRIKAELTSSAPACYALAISPDAKVCFSCCSDGNIAVWDLHNQTLVRQFQGHTDGASCIDISHDGTKLWTGGLDNTVRSWDLREGRQLQQHDFTSQIFSLGYCPTGEWLAVGMESSNVEVLHHTKPDKYQLHLHESCVLSLKFAYCGKWFVSTGKDNLLNAWRTPYGASIFQSKESSSVLSCDISADDKYIVTGSGDKKATVYEVIY; the protein is encoded by the exons ATGTATCCGCAGGGCCGGCATCCG GCACCTCACCAGCCTGGTCAGCCAGGCTTCAAATTCACTGTAGCAGAATCTTGTGACAGGATCAAAGACGAATTTCAATTCCTTCAAGCTCAGTACCACAG TCTTAAAGTGGAGTATGACAAACTGGCCAATGAGAAGACAGAGATGCAGCGACACTATGTCATG TACTATGAGATGTCCTATGGGCTGAACATTGAAATGCATAAGCAG actGAGATTGCCAAACGGCTAAATGCAATTCTTGCTCAAATTATGCCTTTTTTGTCACAAGAG CACCAACAGCAGGTCGCACAGGCTGTTGAACGTGCTAAGCAAGTGACAATGACAGAGTTGAATGCCATCATCGGGGTACGTGGACTTCCCAATCTGCCTCTCACC gtttttgaagagagaCATGTTCGGGTTTATAAA CAGCAGTCTCATGCCGTCTACCCTGCTCTGATG CAGCAGCTCCAGGCTCAGCACCTTTCCCATGCTGCCCACGGACCCCCAGTCCAGTTGCCACCTCACCCCTCAGGGCTTCAGCCCCCTAGCATCCCTCCAGTCACGGGCTCCGTGTCAGGCCTGCTGGCTGTCGGAGCTCTGGGCAGCCAGGCACACCTGCCAGTCAAAGATGAGAAGAACCACCATGACCTGGAACACAGAG AGCGGGAGTCCAGCACG cAGAATAATTCTGTATCACCGTCAGACAGCCTGAGGGCCAGTGAGAAACACAGAGGTTCATCTGAATACAGTCTGGACTCAAAAAAACGCAGAGTAGAGGAAAAAGACAACATGAGCCGATAT GACAGTGATGGTGACAAAAGCGATGATTTGGTCGTGGATGTGTCTAATGAG GATCCAGCCACCCCAAGGGTCAGCCCGTCTCACTCTCCCCCTGAGAACGGACTTGATAAGGCCAGAGCACTGAAGAAAGATGCTCCCAACAGCCCAGCCTCTGTGGCCTCCTCTGGGAGCACCCCCTCTTCGAAAGTGAAGGACCACCCACAT AACGACAAGTCCTCCACCCCGGGTTTGAAGTCCAACACCCCCACTCCACGCAATGACGCTCCCACCCCAGGAACCAGCAACACCCCTGGGCTCAGGCCCATACTTGGCAAGCCACCTGGCATTGAAGCACTTG CAGCACCAGCCCTACGGACACCATTGTCGATTGCGGCACCATACGGGGCTCCATTTGCGATGATGGGTCACCACCCAGAGATGAACGGCTCATTGACTAGTCCAGGAGTTTACCCTGGCCTGCACATCTCCCCTCAGATGAGCGTCGCTGCTGCTGCCGCCTATGGACGCTCACCTATG GCGGGTTTTGATCCTCATCCCCACATGCGTGCTCCGGGTCTGCCAGCAAGTCTTACCTCTATACCTGGAGGGAAACC GGCCTACTCCTTCCATGTTAGCGCTGATGGCCAGATGCAGCCAGTACCTTTCCCTCCAGATGCTCTGATTGGACCAGGAATACCTCGTCATGCCCGTCAGATCAATACACTCAGCCACGGCGAGGTGGTGTGTGCCGTAACCATTAGCAACCCCACACGACACGTCTACACTGGCGGCAAGGGCTGTGTGAAGATCTGGGACATCAGTCAGCCCGGCAGCAAGAGCCCCGTCTCACAGCTTGACTGCCTG AACCGGGATAACTACATCCGCTCCTGTAAGCTTCTTCCGGATGGCCGTACTCTGATCGTTGGAGGAGAAGCCAGCACTCTGACCATATGGGATCTGGCCTCACAGACTCCCCGTATCAAAGCTGAGCTCACCTCTTCTGCCCCGGCCTGCTATGCGCTGGCGATCAGCCCTGATGCCAAGGTCTGCTTCTCCTGCTGCAGTGATGGAAATATTGCTGTTTGGGACCTCCATAACCAAACCCTTGTCAG GCAGTTCCAGGGCCACACGGATGGGGCCAGCTGTATAGATATTTCCCATGATGGCACCAAATTGTGGACAGGTGGCCTTGACAACACTGTACGGTCCTGGGACCTGAGAGAGGGACGACAGCTCCAGCAGCATGACTTTACTTCACAG ATCTTCTCTCTGGGCTACTGTCCGACGGGCGAGTGGCTGGCTGTGGGAATGGAAAGCAGTAATGTGGAGGTGCTTCATCACACCAAGCCTGACAAGTACCAGCTGCACTTGCACGAAAGCTGCGTCCTCTCCCTCAAATTTGCCTACTGTG GTAAATGGTTTGTGAGCACTGGGAAGGACAATCTCTTGAATGCCTGGAGGACTCCCTATGGTGCCAGCATTTTCCAG TCAAAGGAGTCGTCCTCTGTCCTGAGCTGTGACATCTCGGCAGATGATAAATACATTGTGACGGGATCTGGAGACAAGAAGGCCACTGTGTATGAAGTGATATACTAA
- the LOC127436749 gene encoding transducin-like enhancer protein 3-B isoform X6 yields MYPQGRHPAPHQPGQPGFKFTVAESCDRIKDEFQFLQAQYHSLKVEYDKLANEKTEMQRHYVMYYEMSYGLNIEMHKQTEIAKRLNAILAQIMPFLSQEHQQQVAQAVERAKQVTMTELNAIIGVRGLPNLPLTVFEERHVRVYKQQSHAVYPALMQQQLQAQHLSHAAHGPPVQLPPHPSGLQPPSIPPVTGSVSGLLAVGALGSQAHLPVKDEKNHHDLEHRERESSTNNSVSPSDSLRASEKHRGSSEYSLDSKKRRVEEKDNMSRYDSDGDKSDDLVVDVSNEDPATPRVSPSHSPPENGLDKARALKKDAPNSPASVASSGSTPSSKVKDHPHNDKSSTPGLKSNTPTPRNDAPTPGTSNTPGLRPILGKPPGIEALAPALRTPLSIAAPYGAPFAMMGHHPEMNGSLTSPGVYPGLHISPQMSVAAAAAYGRSPMAGFDPHPHMRAPGLPASLTSIPGGKPAYSFHVSADGQMQPVPFPPDALIGPGIPRHARQINTLSHGEVVCAVTISNPTRHVYTGGKGCVKIWDISQPGSKSPVSQLDCLNRDNYIRSCKLLPDGRTLIVGGEASTLTIWDLASQTPRIKAELTSSAPACYALAISPDAKVCFSCCSDGNIAVWDLHNQTLVRQFQGHTDGASCIDISHDGTKLWTGGLDNTVRSWDLREGRQLQQHDFTSQIFSLGYCPTGEWLAVGMESSNVEVLHHTKPDKYQLHLHESCVLSLKFAYCGKWFVSTGKDNLLNAWRTPYGASIFQSKESSSVLSCDISADDKYIVTGSGDKKATVYEVIY; encoded by the exons ATGTATCCGCAGGGCCGGCATCCG GCACCTCACCAGCCTGGTCAGCCAGGCTTCAAATTCACTGTAGCAGAATCTTGTGACAGGATCAAAGACGAATTTCAATTCCTTCAAGCTCAGTACCACAG TCTTAAAGTGGAGTATGACAAACTGGCCAATGAGAAGACAGAGATGCAGCGACACTATGTCATG TACTATGAGATGTCCTATGGGCTGAACATTGAAATGCATAAGCAG actGAGATTGCCAAACGGCTAAATGCAATTCTTGCTCAAATTATGCCTTTTTTGTCACAAGAG CACCAACAGCAGGTCGCACAGGCTGTTGAACGTGCTAAGCAAGTGACAATGACAGAGTTGAATGCCATCATCGGGGTACGTGGACTTCCCAATCTGCCTCTCACC gtttttgaagagagaCATGTTCGGGTTTATAAA CAGCAGTCTCATGCCGTCTACCCTGCTCTGATG CAGCAGCAGCTCCAGGCTCAGCACCTTTCCCATGCTGCCCACGGACCCCCAGTCCAGTTGCCACCTCACCCCTCAGGGCTTCAGCCCCCTAGCATCCCTCCAGTCACGGGCTCCGTGTCAGGCCTGCTGGCTGTCGGAGCTCTGGGCAGCCAGGCACACCTGCCAGTCAAAGATGAGAAGAACCACCATGACCTGGAACACAGAG AGCGGGAGTCCAGCACG AATAATTCTGTATCACCGTCAGACAGCCTGAGGGCCAGTGAGAAACACAGAGGTTCATCTGAATACAGTCTGGACTCAAAAAAACGCAGAGTAGAGGAAAAAGACAACATGAGCCGATAT GACAGTGATGGTGACAAAAGCGATGATTTGGTCGTGGATGTGTCTAATGAG GATCCAGCCACCCCAAGGGTCAGCCCGTCTCACTCTCCCCCTGAGAACGGACTTGATAAGGCCAGAGCACTGAAGAAAGATGCTCCCAACAGCCCAGCCTCTGTGGCCTCCTCTGGGAGCACCCCCTCTTCGAAAGTGAAGGACCACCCACAT AACGACAAGTCCTCCACCCCGGGTTTGAAGTCCAACACCCCCACTCCACGCAATGACGCTCCCACCCCAGGAACCAGCAACACCCCTGGGCTCAGGCCCATACTTGGCAAGCCACCTGGCATTGAAGCACTTG CACCAGCCCTACGGACACCATTGTCGATTGCGGCACCATACGGGGCTCCATTTGCGATGATGGGTCACCACCCAGAGATGAACGGCTCATTGACTAGTCCAGGAGTTTACCCTGGCCTGCACATCTCCCCTCAGATGAGCGTCGCTGCTGCTGCCGCCTATGGACGCTCACCTATG GCGGGTTTTGATCCTCATCCCCACATGCGTGCTCCGGGTCTGCCAGCAAGTCTTACCTCTATACCTGGAGGGAAACC GGCCTACTCCTTCCATGTTAGCGCTGATGGCCAGATGCAGCCAGTACCTTTCCCTCCAGATGCTCTGATTGGACCAGGAATACCTCGTCATGCCCGTCAGATCAATACACTCAGCCACGGCGAGGTGGTGTGTGCCGTAACCATTAGCAACCCCACACGACACGTCTACACTGGCGGCAAGGGCTGTGTGAAGATCTGGGACATCAGTCAGCCCGGCAGCAAGAGCCCCGTCTCACAGCTTGACTGCCTG AACCGGGATAACTACATCCGCTCCTGTAAGCTTCTTCCGGATGGCCGTACTCTGATCGTTGGAGGAGAAGCCAGCACTCTGACCATATGGGATCTGGCCTCACAGACTCCCCGTATCAAAGCTGAGCTCACCTCTTCTGCCCCGGCCTGCTATGCGCTGGCGATCAGCCCTGATGCCAAGGTCTGCTTCTCCTGCTGCAGTGATGGAAATATTGCTGTTTGGGACCTCCATAACCAAACCCTTGTCAG GCAGTTCCAGGGCCACACGGATGGGGCCAGCTGTATAGATATTTCCCATGATGGCACCAAATTGTGGACAGGTGGCCTTGACAACACTGTACGGTCCTGGGACCTGAGAGAGGGACGACAGCTCCAGCAGCATGACTTTACTTCACAG ATCTTCTCTCTGGGCTACTGTCCGACGGGCGAGTGGCTGGCTGTGGGAATGGAAAGCAGTAATGTGGAGGTGCTTCATCACACCAAGCCTGACAAGTACCAGCTGCACTTGCACGAAAGCTGCGTCCTCTCCCTCAAATTTGCCTACTGTG GTAAATGGTTTGTGAGCACTGGGAAGGACAATCTCTTGAATGCCTGGAGGACTCCCTATGGTGCCAGCATTTTCCAG TCAAAGGAGTCGTCCTCTGTCCTGAGCTGTGACATCTCGGCAGATGATAAATACATTGTGACGGGATCTGGAGACAAGAAGGCCACTGTGTATGAAGTGATATACTAA